The Chitinivibrionia bacterium genome has a window encoding:
- a CDS encoding spore maturation protein — MSNITEKKRPAAINVIWLYMIVISIIVAAYTGRMQAISEASFMAARAAVTLAITLIGGMALWLGLMKIAEAAGLMNTISKAISPVMKWLFPEIPQNHPAMHAIIMNMSANMLGLGSAATPMGLKAMAELDKLNPNKGTATNAMCLFLAINTSSVTILPLGVITIRAAAGATSPGAIIIPGLLATLCSTIAAIFMAKFLASRNKEEAFVGAEKNSTEVIENPIAEVEKNPPSTIGKIVAWAAIAAVFIAIPYSIITGGGMPVNFIDGVAASSVWLIPLLMGALLMGGYLCGVNVYETATQGAKEGFDTAVRIIPFLVAIFVGIGMLRASGALELFTGLVGPFTAQIGLPPEVIPHALLRPLSGTGAFGVMSEIVNNAPDSLAAFISSILQGSTDTTFYIIAVYFGSVSIRRTRYALLAGLTSDFVGIGAAIFFGNLFFGG, encoded by the coding sequence ATGTCAAATATAACAGAAAAAAAGCGACCTGCGGCAATCAACGTAATTTGGTTGTATATGATAGTCATAAGCATAATTGTGGCGGCATATACGGGACGAATGCAGGCAATAAGCGAGGCTTCCTTTATGGCGGCGCGCGCGGCGGTAACACTTGCAATAACCTTAATCGGCGGAATGGCGCTGTGGCTCGGGCTTATGAAAATCGCCGAAGCGGCAGGGCTTATGAATACAATCAGCAAGGCAATCAGCCCCGTTATGAAATGGCTTTTCCCCGAAATCCCGCAAAATCACCCCGCAATGCACGCGATAATAATGAATATGTCGGCAAATATGTTAGGGCTCGGAAGCGCGGCAACGCCGATGGGACTGAAAGCAATGGCGGAACTCGATAAGTTAAATCCCAACAAAGGAACTGCCACCAATGCAATGTGTTTGTTTTTGGCGATAAATACGTCGAGTGTGACAATCTTGCCTCTCGGAGTAATAACAATTCGCGCGGCGGCGGGTGCAACAAGTCCGGGCGCAATAATAATCCCGGGACTTTTGGCGACTTTATGTTCTACCATTGCCGCTATTTTTATGGCAAAATTCTTGGCTTCTCGAAACAAAGAAGAGGCTTTTGTCGGCGCGGAGAAAAATTCAACCGAAGTAATCGAAAATCCGATAGCGGAAGTCGAGAAAAATCCACCGTCAACAATAGGGAAAATCGTTGCTTGGGCGGCGATTGCGGCGGTGTTTATTGCAATTCCGTATTCCATAATTACAGGTGGCGGTATGCCCGTAAACTTCATTGACGGAGTAGCGGCGTCAAGCGTTTGGCTTATTCCGCTTCTTATGGGCGCGCTTCTGATGGGCGGCTATTTGTGCGGCGTAAACGTTTACGAAACCGCAACCCAAGGCGCAAAAGAGGGCTTTGATACGGCTGTTAGAATTATCCCATTCTTGGTGGCGATTTTTGTAGGAATAGGTATGCTTCGCGCAAGCGGCGCGCTCGAATTATTTACAGGTTTGGTAGGACCGTTCACGGCACAAATCGGTTTGCCGCCCGAAGTCATTCCTCACGCGCTTTTACGTCCTTTGTCGGGAACAGGCGCTTTCGGGGTAATGTCCGAGATAGTAAATAACGCGCCCGACTCTTTGGCGGCGTTTATATCGTCAATATTACAAGGTTCAACCGATACTACTTTTTACATTATCGCGGTGTATTTCGGCTCGGTCAGCATTCGTCGCACTCGTTATGCGTTGCTTGCAGGGCTTACATCTGATTTTGTGGGAATAGGCGCGGCGATTTTCTTCGGGAATTTGTTCTTTGGGGGGTAA
- the nifS gene encoding cysteine desulfurase NifS, with product MEKCTNIYLDNNATTQVADEVIEAMAPYFSQKWGNPSSVHRFGGSVAKDVANARETIADFLNCKSSEIFFIASGSEGSNMALKGFCANRGYEKSHISTTAVEHPAVLETVRYLSSKGVFTREVGVDGKGRINVDKLCENLGENSIVAAMWANNETGTIFPIDQICEKAQKSGALVYTDAVQAVGKIDIDLQKTRVDMLNFSGHKIHAPKGIGAIFIREGVKLDPLIHGGHQERGFRAGTENVPYIIGLAKACELAKAGLYNEKTEIKRLRDKLQAALLAKCKGAIINGDVENRLPNTLNISFEFVEGEAILLHLDENGIAASSGSACTTGSLDPSHVMRAMGLPYVLAHSSIRFSVSKYNTERDIDKVIEVMPAIIDKLRAISPFTSGK from the coding sequence ATGGAAAAATGCACAAACATATATTTAGACAACAACGCCACCACGCAAGTCGCCGACGAAGTAATTGAGGCAATGGCGCCGTATTTCAGTCAAAAATGGGGAAATCCCTCAAGCGTTCACAGATTTGGCGGAAGCGTTGCAAAAGACGTTGCAAATGCGCGTGAAACAATCGCCGATTTCTTGAATTGCAAGTCTTCCGAAATCTTTTTTATTGCAAGCGGCTCAGAAGGAAGCAATATGGCGCTGAAAGGTTTCTGCGCAAACCGCGGCTACGAAAAATCGCACATATCTACTACGGCAGTAGAACACCCCGCAGTCTTGGAAACAGTGCGCTACCTTTCGTCAAAGGGAGTATTTACTCGCGAAGTCGGCGTTGACGGCAAAGGTCGCATAAATGTGGACAAACTTTGCGAAAATCTGGGAGAAAATTCGATTGTTGCGGCAATGTGGGCAAACAACGAAACAGGCACAATTTTTCCGATAGACCAAATTTGCGAAAAAGCGCAAAAAAGCGGCGCATTGGTTTACACCGACGCAGTGCAGGCAGTCGGTAAAATAGACATAGACCTGCAAAAAACGCGCGTGGATATGCTTAATTTTTCCGGTCATAAAATCCACGCACCAAAGGGAATTGGAGCGATTTTCATTCGCGAAGGAGTAAAACTTGACCCGCTTATTCACGGCGGACACCAAGAACGCGGATTTCGCGCGGGCACCGAAAACGTTCCTTACATTATAGGGCTTGCAAAAGCTTGCGAATTGGCAAAAGCAGGACTTTATAACGAGAAAACCGAGATAAAACGCCTGCGCGACAAATTGCAGGCGGCACTTTTGGCTAAATGCAAAGGCGCAATAATAAACGGCGACGTCGAAAACCGACTTCCGAACACGCTTAACATATCGTTTGAATTTGTAGAGGGCGAGGCGATTTTGCTTCACTTGGACGAAAACGGCATTGCGGCGTCAAGCGGCTCGGCTTGCACAACCGGTTCGCTCGACCCGTCGCACGTAATGCGCGCAATGGGACTGCCTTACGTATTGGCACATTCGTCAATTCGGTTTTCCGTAAGCAAATACAATACCGAGCGCGATATTGACAAAGTTATAGAAGTAATGCCCGCAATTATCGATAAACTCAGGGCGATTTCTCCATTTACGAGCGGCAAATAA
- the nadE gene encoding NAD(+) synthase, giving the protein MQYFKDEKSIEATIQKRVEFIRNAVKSAGVNGIVFGNSGGKDCALVGILCKMACKNTIGVIMPCKSIRNYEADKTDAETVAEKFDIETRTVDLSKTRDEISEAVQKTTQVSPAALSNIAPRLRMTTLYAIAASENLLVAGTSNKSERYMGYFTKWGDGGCDFNPIADLTVGEVYELLRFLGAPEQIIEKAPSAGLFDGQTDETEMGISYANIDNFLLTGEANEKDLTIIQRYHKTSEHKRILPLFFE; this is encoded by the coding sequence ATGCAATATTTCAAAGACGAAAAAAGCATAGAAGCAACCATACAAAAGCGCGTTGAATTCATCAGAAACGCCGTAAAATCCGCAGGGGTAAACGGCATAGTCTTCGGCAACAGCGGCGGAAAAGATTGCGCGCTTGTCGGAATTCTCTGCAAAATGGCGTGTAAAAACACCATCGGCGTAATTATGCCTTGCAAATCCATTCGCAATTACGAAGCAGACAAAACAGACGCAGAAACCGTCGCCGAAAAATTTGACATAGAAACGCGAACGGTTGATTTATCGAAAACCAGAGACGAAATTTCAGAGGCAGTGCAAAAAACGACGCAGGTCTCCCCTGCCGCACTTTCAAATATTGCGCCGCGGCTCAGAATGACCACGCTTTACGCGATTGCCGCAAGCGAAAATTTGCTTGTCGCAGGCACAAGCAATAAAAGCGAGCGATATATGGGCTATTTCACAAAATGGGGCGACGGCGGATGCGATTTTAATCCGATTGCCGACCTTACCGTAGGCGAGGTTTACGAATTACTGCGCTTTTTAGGCGCGCCTGAACAAATCATAGAAAAAGCCCCCTCCGCAGGACTTTTCGACGGTCAAACCGACGAAACCGAAATGGGTATCAGCTACGCAAACATAGATAATTTTTTGCTGACAGGCGAAGCAAACGAAAAAGATTTGACGATAATACAAAGATATCACAAAACAAGCGAACACAAAAGAATTTTACCGTTATTTTTCGAATAA